In Aliidongia dinghuensis, the following proteins share a genomic window:
- a CDS encoding iron-containing alcohol dehydrogenase, translating into MVIGGGALKELPGLLGRVGVTKPLVVTDPFMRDSGRLAAVTELLDGAGIGWGVFADTVPDPTTDVVEAGARLIAGGDYDGLVALGGGSPIDTAKAMAILAANGGRMRDYKVPAPIPKMGLPLIAIPTTAGTGSEVTRFTVVTDTETDEKMLIAGIPATAIAAIVDYELTLSMPLRLTADTGIDALTHAIEAYVSKRANPFSDSMALSAMKLIWAHLPTVCAEPGNHAAREAMMLGATQAGMAFSNASVALVHGMSRPIGAFFHVPHGLSNAMLLPEITAFSAPAAMPRYAQCAHAMGLSDPAEGDQAAVARLIDALRRINRDLSVPTPERYGIDRKRYLELAPTMAQQALASGSPGNNPRVPTIEEMVTLYERVYA; encoded by the coding sequence ATGGTTATCGGCGGCGGCGCGCTCAAGGAATTGCCGGGCCTGCTTGGCCGAGTCGGTGTTACGAAGCCGCTCGTCGTGACCGACCCGTTCATGCGCGACTCCGGCCGACTCGCGGCCGTGACCGAGCTGCTCGACGGCGCCGGCATCGGCTGGGGTGTGTTTGCCGATACCGTGCCGGATCCGACCACGGATGTGGTCGAGGCGGGGGCCAGGCTGATCGCGGGCGGCGACTATGACGGACTGGTGGCGCTCGGCGGCGGCAGCCCGATCGACACGGCCAAGGCCATGGCGATCCTGGCGGCGAACGGCGGCCGGATGCGCGACTACAAGGTGCCGGCGCCGATCCCCAAGATGGGCTTGCCGCTGATCGCGATCCCGACGACCGCCGGCACCGGCTCGGAAGTGACGCGCTTCACGGTCGTGACCGACACCGAGACTGACGAGAAGATGCTGATCGCCGGCATTCCCGCGACTGCGATCGCGGCCATCGTCGACTACGAGCTGACGCTCAGCATGCCGCTCCGGCTCACGGCCGATACCGGCATTGACGCGTTGACGCACGCGATCGAAGCCTATGTCAGCAAGCGGGCGAACCCGTTCAGCGATTCGATGGCGCTCTCGGCCATGAAGCTCATCTGGGCCCATCTGCCGACGGTTTGCGCCGAGCCCGGCAATCATGCCGCGCGCGAGGCCATGATGCTGGGGGCGACGCAGGCGGGCATGGCCTTCTCCAACGCCTCGGTGGCGCTCGTCCATGGCATGAGCCGGCCGATCGGCGCGTTCTTCCATGTGCCGCACGGCCTCTCGAACGCCATGCTGCTGCCTGAGATCACGGCTTTCTCGGCCCCGGCCGCCATGCCGCGCTACGCGCAATGCGCCCACGCCATGGGCTTGTCGGACCCGGCCGAGGGTGATCAGGCGGCTGTCGCACGGCTGATCGACGCGCTGCGCCGGATCAACCGCGACCTCTCGGTGCCGACGCCGGAGCGCTACGGAATCGATCGCAAGCGCTACCTCGAGCTGGCACCGACCATGGCGCAGCAGGCGCTGGCGTCGGGCTCGCCCGGCAATAACCCGCGCGTGCCGACGATCGAGGAGATGGTGACGCTCTACGAGCGCGTCTACGCCTGA
- a CDS encoding non-heme iron oxygenase ferredoxin subunit, which yields MTIRWIKATTTDALAADDMIDVEIEGRHIAIYHVEGAFYATANICTHAFAILTDGFLDDYEIECPIHAGRFDVRSGKALCAPASQDLEVYPLRIEGTDILVGLG from the coding sequence GTGACCATCCGCTGGATCAAGGCTACGACAACCGACGCGCTCGCCGCGGACGACATGATCGACGTCGAGATCGAAGGCCGCCATATCGCGATCTACCATGTCGAGGGCGCGTTCTACGCGACCGCCAACATCTGCACCCACGCCTTCGCCATCCTGACCGACGGCTTCCTCGACGATTACGAGATCGAATGCCCGATCCACGCCGGGCGCTTCGACGTCAGAAGCGGCAAGGCGCTCTGTGCGCCCGCCTCGCAGGACCTCGAGGTCTATCCGCTTCGCATCGAGGGCACGGATATCTTGGTCGGCCTGGGCTGA
- a CDS encoding methyl-accepting chemotaxis protein, which produces MASTDDAGTIVASVASEVGRLSVDIADVVNNIEQVGGLMETQTERFEQIDRTTRDIVASNQQIADMASETQGAAAQARRDIVSSNEEIRTSLAAIQALVASVGTIGSELAALEAAMQRVGKVTAGIERIARQTNLLALNATIEAARAGEAGKGFAVVANEVKALARETSTATADIGSTLASLTAQVRRLVEHSAEGSRRAETVGNSTATIGSVMATVGDAVVRVDENAGRIAGATEEIARRCDGFVGTVEAMHDGVAQSNTALRLAAERSHRILDSSEAIMALTASSGFETVDTKFIDAAVRVAKEIEACFARAIDAGDITVDDLFDKHLVEIEGSNPPQYMTRYIPFLDRVLPPLHDPIMALDERMVFCAPTDHNNLIPTHNPQFRKPPGRDPVWNAANCRNRRRYLDKSAVAVVRNTQPFLLQTYRRDMGGGVFALMKDASAPIRVTGRLWGGLRVCYRV; this is translated from the coding sequence ATGGCGTCAACGGACGATGCCGGGACCATCGTAGCGAGCGTGGCGTCCGAGGTCGGCCGATTGAGCGTCGATATCGCGGACGTGGTGAACAATATCGAGCAGGTCGGCGGTCTGATGGAAACGCAGACCGAGCGTTTCGAGCAGATCGATCGTACGACGCGCGACATCGTCGCGAGCAACCAGCAGATCGCCGACATGGCGTCCGAAACGCAGGGCGCCGCGGCCCAGGCGCGCCGCGACATCGTCAGTTCCAATGAGGAGATCCGGACTTCGCTTGCCGCGATCCAGGCTCTGGTCGCCTCGGTCGGCACGATCGGCAGCGAGCTCGCAGCCCTCGAAGCCGCGATGCAGCGGGTCGGCAAGGTGACGGCCGGCATCGAACGGATCGCCCGCCAGACCAACCTCCTGGCCTTGAACGCGACGATCGAGGCGGCGCGCGCCGGCGAGGCGGGCAAGGGCTTCGCCGTCGTCGCGAACGAGGTCAAGGCGCTCGCCCGCGAGACGAGCACGGCCACGGCCGACATCGGGTCGACCCTCGCCAGTCTGACCGCCCAGGTCCGCCGGCTCGTCGAACACAGCGCCGAGGGCTCGCGCCGGGCCGAGACGGTCGGCAACAGCACGGCGACGATCGGCTCCGTCATGGCGACCGTCGGCGATGCCGTCGTGCGGGTCGACGAGAATGCCGGGCGCATCGCCGGCGCCACCGAGGAGATCGCCCGCCGGTGCGACGGTTTCGTCGGCACGGTCGAGGCCATGCACGACGGCGTCGCCCAGTCCAACACCGCGCTCCGGCTCGCCGCCGAGCGCAGCCACCGGATCCTGGACTCGAGCGAGGCGATCATGGCCTTGACCGCAAGCTCAGGCTTCGAGACCGTCGACACCAAGTTCATCGACGCCGCGGTCCGCGTCGCCAAGGAGATCGAAGCCTGCTTCGCCCGCGCGATCGATGCCGGCGACATCACGGTCGACGACCTGTTCGACAAGCACCTGGTCGAGATCGAGGGCTCCAATCCGCCACAGTATATGACGCGCTACATTCCCTTCCTCGACCGGGTCCTGCCGCCGCTGCACGACCCGATTATGGCGCTCGACGAGCGCATGGTGTTCTGTGCGCCGACCGACCACAACAACCTCATCCCGACGCACAATCCGCAGTTCCGGAAGCCGCCGGGACGCGATCCGGTGTGGAACGCGGCGAACTGCCGCAACCGGCGGCGCTATCTCGACAAGTCCGCGGTGGCGGTCGTGCGCAATACCCAGCCGTTCCTGCTGCAGACCTATCGTCGCGACATGGGCGGCGGCGTCTTCGCGCTGATGAAGGACGCCTCGGCACCGATCCGCGTCACCGGCCGGCTGTGGGGCGGCCTGCGCGTCTGCTATCGCGTCTGA
- a CDS encoding MarR family winged helix-turn-helix transcriptional regulator: MRQSLSSFDLQRYLPYLLNRAAIRITEAFQRELRKDDLTVVMWRVLAVLWHDRAMRLGALAEATTIEVSTLSRLVTSMQMRGLVSRTRCAEDARAVEVDLTDEGRAIAARIVPLALDYEATAIAGMSSEDGDALRRLLVRLYDNLSGLPEPPDSAEQV; the protein is encoded by the coding sequence ATGAGGCAGTCCTTGTCGTCCTTCGATCTTCAGCGCTATCTCCCCTACCTCCTCAACCGTGCTGCGATTCGCATTACCGAGGCCTTTCAGCGCGAATTGCGGAAGGACGATCTGACGGTCGTCATGTGGCGCGTGCTCGCGGTACTGTGGCATGACAGGGCGATGCGGCTCGGCGCCTTGGCCGAGGCGACGACGATCGAGGTCTCGACCCTGTCGCGGCTCGTCACCAGCATGCAGATGCGCGGGCTCGTCAGCCGGACGCGCTGCGCCGAGGATGCGCGCGCGGTCGAGGTCGACCTCACGGACGAGGGACGCGCGATCGCGGCCAGGATCGTGCCCCTGGCGCTCGATTATGAGGCGACGGCGATCGCCGGCATGTCGAGCGAGGACGGCGACGCGTTGCGGCGGCTGCTGGTCCGGCTCTACGATAATCTGTCCGGCCTGCCTGAGCCGCCGGACTCAGCGGAACAGGTCTGA
- a CDS encoding adenylate/guanylate cyclase domain-containing protein, with product MRVERLKPFVEWLSERQGSAADIDALHQSLCRQLVRLGYGIWRSGLLLETLDPEISGGRIIWSREGVEEVQVTLNPHTADLSESYARSPLKIVDDTGHTLRARLDKPILALPLLQELRAEGATDYMIVPLAFTDRRRSAGLSFTTDAPEGFSNEDVEELEIISRLISAAFEVRLLRHIALGLLETYVGTQAGANILDGLVKRGDGGRMRAVIWYSDLRNFTRLTETMETGELLDLLNEYFELFGVAAAKRGGEVVQHIGDAIMIYFTIPPGSNDEAVTAGVVDAVVEALAGLEVANAARRARGAVEIKCGIGLDIGEVTHGNVGSLRRLSFNVVGPAVNRAARIETLTKALGVPLLMSADFARTTGRAWLSAGWHALKGVPDPVEIARLP from the coding sequence ATGCGCGTGGAGCGCCTCAAACCTTTCGTCGAATGGCTGTCGGAGCGGCAGGGCTCGGCCGCGGACATCGATGCGCTGCATCAATCGCTGTGCCGGCAGCTGGTCCGGCTCGGCTACGGCATCTGGCGCTCGGGCCTGCTGCTCGAAACCCTCGACCCGGAAATCAGCGGCGGCCGCATCATCTGGTCGCGTGAGGGCGTGGAAGAGGTCCAGGTCACGCTCAACCCGCACACCGCCGATCTCTCCGAGAGCTACGCCCGCAGCCCGCTCAAGATCGTCGACGACACCGGCCACACGCTCCGTGCGCGACTCGACAAGCCAATCCTGGCGCTGCCCCTGCTGCAGGAGCTGCGTGCCGAGGGCGCGACCGATTACATGATCGTGCCGCTCGCCTTTACCGACCGGCGGCGCAGCGCGGGCCTGAGCTTCACGACCGATGCGCCGGAAGGATTCTCGAACGAGGATGTGGAAGAGCTCGAGATCATTTCGCGGCTGATCAGCGCTGCATTCGAAGTGCGCCTGCTGCGTCATATCGCGCTCGGCCTGCTCGAGACCTATGTCGGGACGCAGGCCGGAGCCAACATCCTCGACGGCCTGGTCAAGCGCGGCGACGGCGGGCGCATGCGGGCGGTCATCTGGTATTCGGACCTGCGCAACTTCACGCGGCTCACCGAGACCATGGAGACGGGCGAGCTGCTCGACCTGCTGAACGAATATTTCGAATTGTTCGGCGTCGCGGCGGCCAAGCGCGGCGGCGAGGTCGTGCAGCATATCGGCGACGCGATCATGATCTATTTCACGATCCCGCCGGGTTCGAACGACGAGGCGGTGACCGCTGGGGTCGTCGACGCCGTGGTCGAGGCACTGGCCGGCCTCGAGGTCGCGAACGCGGCCCGGCGCGCGCGCGGCGCGGTCGAGATCAAATGCGGCATCGGCCTCGACATCGGCGAGGTGACGCATGGCAATGTCGGCTCGCTCCGGCGCCTGTCGTTCAACGTCGTCGGGCCCGCGGTCAACCGCGCCGCCCGCATCGAGACGCTGACCAAGGCGCTCGGCGTGCCGCTCCTGATGTCGGCCGATTTCGCGCGCACGACCGGCCGGGCCTGGCTCAGCGCCGGTTGGCATGCCTTGAAGGGCGTGCCGGACCCGGTCGAGATCGCGCGGCTGCCGTAA
- a CDS encoding nuclear transport factor 2 family protein, whose translation MSQAQNSSAQQIAERYIAAWNETDADRRAALLGQDWAEDAVYVDPMGRAAGQRDIGALIGAVQQRFPGFRFALVRPADGHGDHVRFSWSLGPAGAAPPIEGSDVLVLDGGRIAQVIGFLDKLPAAA comes from the coding sequence ATGTCGCAAGCCCAAAACTCCTCCGCCCAACAAATCGCCGAACGCTATATCGCCGCGTGGAACGAGACCGATGCCGACCGGCGCGCGGCGCTCCTCGGCCAGGACTGGGCCGAGGACGCGGTCTACGTCGACCCGATGGGTCGTGCCGCCGGCCAGCGCGACATTGGCGCCCTGATCGGCGCCGTGCAGCAGCGCTTCCCCGGCTTCCGCTTCGCGCTCGTCCGCCCGGCCGACGGCCATGGCGATCATGTGCGCTTCTCGTGGTCGCTGGGACCGGCCGGTGCTGCGCCGCCGATCGAAGGCAGCGACGTGCTGGTGCTCGACGGCGGCCGCATCGCGCAGGTGATCGGCTTCCTCGACAAGCTGCCGGCGGCCGCGTGA
- a CDS encoding RNA polymerase sigma factor, producing MSDLAWIDAALTAARPQAMGALLRWFRDLDAAEEAFQDACLRALRTWPEKGPPRDPASWLIMVGRNAGIDQARRQSRQAPLPPDELISDLEDAESAAADRLDGADYRDDVLRLLFICCHPDLPATQQIALALRIVSGLSVKQIARAFLVGESAMEQRITRAKSRIAGAGVPFEPPGPVERAERLAAVAAMLYLVFNEGYSGTGTEAQQRGPLADEAIRLARLLLRLYPAEPELMGLTALMLLQHARTPARLDADGQVVLLEDQDRGLWHRRMIAEGLALVDKAMRHRRPGPYQVQAAIAALHDQAARAEDTDWAQIDRLYQTLERLQPSPVVTLNRAVAVAKLNGPADALDMIEPLADRLSGYFYFFGLKGALLDQLGRFDEARACFDRAIALAHSPAEAAHIRMHLDRLARLKSSDADTALPGT from the coding sequence ATGAGCGACCTCGCCTGGATCGACGCGGCGCTGACCGCGGCGCGTCCCCAGGCGATGGGGGCACTTCTGCGCTGGTTCCGCGATCTCGACGCGGCTGAGGAGGCGTTCCAGGACGCGTGCTTGCGCGCGCTCAGAACCTGGCCGGAGAAGGGGCCGCCGCGCGACCCGGCCAGCTGGCTCATCATGGTCGGCCGCAACGCCGGCATCGACCAGGCGCGTCGCCAGTCGCGCCAGGCGCCGCTGCCGCCCGACGAGCTCATCTCGGACCTCGAGGATGCCGAGAGTGCGGCAGCCGACCGGCTCGACGGCGCCGACTATCGCGACGACGTGCTCCGGCTCCTGTTCATCTGCTGCCATCCGGACCTGCCGGCAACGCAGCAGATCGCGCTGGCGCTCCGCATCGTCTCGGGCCTCTCGGTCAAGCAGATCGCGCGCGCCTTCCTGGTCGGCGAAAGCGCCATGGAGCAGCGCATCACGCGCGCCAAGAGCCGGATCGCCGGCGCCGGCGTGCCGTTCGAGCCGCCGGGCCCCGTCGAACGCGCCGAGCGGCTCGCCGCCGTCGCGGCCATGCTCTACCTGGTGTTCAACGAGGGCTATTCCGGCACCGGCACCGAAGCGCAGCAACGGGGGCCGCTCGCCGACGAGGCGATCCGGCTCGCGCGCCTGCTGCTGCGGCTCTACCCGGCCGAGCCCGAACTCATGGGCTTGACCGCGCTCATGCTGTTGCAGCATGCCCGCACGCCGGCGCGGCTCGATGCCGACGGCCAGGTGGTCCTGCTCGAGGACCAGGACCGGGGCCTGTGGCACCGGCGCATGATCGCCGAGGGCCTGGCGCTCGTCGACAAGGCGATGCGCCACCGCCGGCCGGGCCCCTATCAGGTCCAGGCCGCGATCGCGGCGCTGCACGACCAGGCCGCGCGGGCTGAGGATACCGACTGGGCGCAGATCGACCGGCTCTATCAGACCCTGGAGCGGCTGCAGCCCTCGCCGGTCGTGACGCTCAACCGCGCCGTTGCCGTCGCCAAGCTCAACGGGCCTGCGGACGCGCTCGACATGATCGAGCCGCTCGCCGACCGGCTCTCGGGATATTTCTATTTCTTCGGCCTCAAGGGCGCGCTGCTCGACCAGCTGGGCCGGTTCGACGAGGCGCGCGCCTGCTTCGACCGCGCCATCGCCCTCGCCCACAGCCCTGCGGAGGCGGCCCATATCCGGATGCATCTCGACCGGCTGGCCCGATTGAAATCGTCAGACGCCGACACCGCCTTACCTGGCACGTAA
- a CDS encoding YciI family protein — MLYAILCYDHEDAVSAWPEEEEAAVMARLGAVQEKLAAQGRLGPVARLLPTTAATTVRKNGEHLVLDGPFAETKEQLLGFYIVECADLDQAVETAKELASTYTSEGSYELRPLALFKPAPTPVTVTPATVTPAKATPAAVMDA, encoded by the coding sequence ATGCTCTACGCCATCCTGTGCTACGACCACGAAGACGCCGTCAGTGCCTGGCCCGAGGAGGAAGAGGCCGCCGTCATGGCGCGCCTCGGCGCCGTGCAGGAGAAGCTCGCGGCGCAGGGCCGGCTCGGCCCGGTCGCCCGCCTGCTGCCGACCACGGCGGCCACGACCGTGCGCAAGAACGGCGAGCATCTCGTGCTCGACGGTCCGTTCGCCGAGACCAAGGAGCAGCTCCTGGGCTTCTACATCGTCGAATGCGCCGACCTTGACCAGGCGGTCGAGACCGCCAAGGAACTGGCGAGCACCTACACGTCGGAGGGCAGCTACGAGCTGCGGCCGTTGGCCCTGTTCAAGCCGGCCCCGACGCCTGTCACGGTGACGCCTGCCACGGTGACGCCGGCTAAGGCCACGCCCGCAGCGGTAATGGACGCATGA